TTGGATATTTTTTTCGGTTGTTCCCGTATCCATCCGTCAATCCAGTGCAGCCCCCAGTTCGACCATTTTTTGTCGGAGCTGAGACTGTGAAGGCCGAAACAGGAAATATTGCAGCGGTCTATGCCGTGTCGTTTCCCCCTGGAATATAATTCATTATTGTAAAGAAGGTGTTCTTCCTCGCTGCTGTCAAACATTTCCGAAGGGCACACCCGTGCGCACCGTTTGCAGTCCCGGCAGCGGGTTTCAATGAAATGACGGGGGTGCATGAGAGGATCGCTCGCGAAAGCGGCATCGGTCACGACCGTTCCAAGGTACTGAGCGGCACCGTATTCCGTCGTCATCACATTGCCGGACCAGCCGAGACCGGCGATCCCGGCGGCAATTGCCCCGAAGCGGTGTGAAAAAAACGGCCGCGTGGCAAACACATAGGGTAGTTTGCGGTAGTCGGCGCTGAGCGGCAATGCCTTCGCCCGGAAACCGAGCGACCTGAGGTAGCCGGCAATATTCTCCTCTATTCTGAAGAGTTTCTGGTATTTCAGGAACTGGTCGAAGTTGTGCGGCGCCGGCGATCTTTTTCCAAGGAAGTCATATATTGCCGGGACATCCATGGGCAGGGCCAGGGAAATGATCGATCTCCCTCCGGGCATGCTGTACGCGAGATCAAGTGACGGCATGCGTGCGCCCCTGAACCGGTCCGGTCCGGCTATCCCCGCGACCGTGACACCCTGCTGCGCGATAAACTCCTTAATTTTTTCTTCAATATGTGCCATGGATGGTTTCCCTGGTGATCCGGGGTTATCTCGTAAAGATCATTTTGAGGGAAATGAACAAAAGGGCCACGCCGAACACCTTTTCCAGTACCGTGCTGGAAAGTTCCGTTGCCAGTTTTGCACCGAGAAAGCTGCCCACCACAAAACCGGCACAGATCAATACCGCGATCCTCATGTCCACGAATCCTTGGCGATAGTATGCCCAGGCGGCAAGAATGCCGATGGGGGGGATCATCAGCGCCAGGGTCGTGCCCTGTGCCTGGTGCTGGGAAAGTCCGAAAAGAAATACCAGCGCCGGCACGATGATCACGCCACCGCCGATACCGATCAGACCGCTCAGGGCGCCGGCGGCGAATCCCAGCATTATGTAAAGCCATATGTTGACCATAGGGTTT
This genomic interval from Deltaproteobacteria bacterium contains the following:
- a CDS encoding sulfite exporter TauE/SafE family protein, giving the protein MVNIWLYIMLGFAAGALSGLIGIGGGVIIVPALVFLFGLSQHQAQGTTLALMIPPIGILAAWAYYRQGFVDMRIAVLICAGFVVGSFLGAKLATELSSTVLEKVFGVALLFISLKMIFTR